In bacterium, the following are encoded in one genomic region:
- the iolB gene encoding 5-deoxy-glucuronate isomerase — MKVFFKHGAPDGVSEIVNPANSDSDGLELALVRPAPGRSVDMVSPGKESLLVILGGRCSIAVKGMETWTDLGGRSDVFDGVATSVYAPPGAAYRITAGGPAEIAVFRAPAPEGGEAYVIRPSEVTVAVRGEGAWRRTVHTILDESKPAQRLVAGETFNEPGAWSSYPPHKHDRHDPPREVVFQELYHYRVKPKDGFGFQRLYSPERHVDSTFVVEDGDTVVIPFGYHPVVAAPGYRLYYLWALAGEGRHLMASEDPAHAWVTRKG; from the coding sequence ATGAAGGTCTTCTTCAAGCACGGCGCGCCGGACGGCGTCTCGGAGATCGTCAATCCGGCGAACTCCGACTCGGACGGACTCGAACTCGCGCTCGTCCGGCCGGCGCCCGGCCGATCGGTGGACATGGTCTCGCCGGGCAAGGAATCGCTGCTCGTCATCCTCGGCGGGCGGTGCTCGATCGCCGTCAAGGGCATGGAGACCTGGACCGACCTGGGCGGGCGGAGCGACGTGTTCGACGGGGTGGCGACCTCGGTGTACGCGCCGCCGGGCGCCGCCTACCGGATCACCGCCGGCGGGCCGGCCGAGATCGCCGTGTTCCGCGCGCCCGCCCCCGAGGGCGGGGAAGCCTACGTCATCCGGCCGTCCGAGGTCACGGTGGCCGTGCGCGGCGAAGGCGCGTGGCGCCGGACCGTGCACACGATCCTCGACGAGTCCAAGCCCGCGCAGCGCCTCGTGGCCGGGGAAACGTTCAACGAGCCGGGGGCCTGGTCGAGTTATCCGCCGCACAAGCACGATCGTCACGACCCGCCGCGCGAGGTCGTGTTCCAGGAACTGTACCATTACCGCGTCAAACCCAAAGACGGCTTCGGCTTCCAACGCCTCTACTCGCCGGAGCGGCACGTCGATTCCACGTTCGTGGTGGAGGACGGGGACACGGTCGTCATTCCCTTCGGGTATCATCCCGTGGTGGCGGCGCCCGGGTACCGTCTCTACTATCTGTGGGCGCTGGCCGGCGAGGGACGGCACCTGATGGCCAGCGAGGATCCGGCCCACGCGTGGGTGACGCGAAAGGGGTGA